From Coturnix japonica isolate 7356 chromosome 3, Coturnix japonica 2.1, whole genome shotgun sequence, the proteins below share one genomic window:
- the THADA gene encoding thyroid adenoma-associated protein isoform X5, producing the protein MVLKKKKEIWVDAFSLDCQQLEKLQGFSKAEEQNLASLLLHCAQLSNGIQQIQCIKQITPLVKTMDQSSTCDHMLKACLEILGEIYFSLDVKNPLKKVLASSLNGFPERFMTLAVQSFVCCLREELKTTDVYLYRKVLDNLASCMEDFSLGRASITNLFEEVLQFLQKSLLDLQEENRSNNGNRIVQTRLMHDLLMAIKVSMMLVQKLQENIQGSLWKNHESFVWQSMCNLLKTSTDFLTDDTLLQTVQTTSGLAFILFTKAMYEPVEELPSLISDLLCGSRKLAGMPAWFVNNCGALRTEQLSDSVLLFLCHGALAMLDWKSGSMGENGEKLLLDIASVLLSLSSELKESSMATSLSRILAIWTNSAIAALISDSPNLKLKLNGNSEVVGKLLEYVYTHWEHPLDAVRHQSKLIFRNLLRIHQTIITGSDEKSDPFFARLTKRLLSLEWHVKGKYTSLACLVECLGTENILQLDRSIPVQILNVMNDQSLAPYASDLLETMFTNHKVQFTSSSQKSTWIDQWHDIWVSPLLLILCEGNHDQTTYIIDYYLPKLLRCSPDSLSYMIRILQASADANLGSWSTRGALGALMACLRTARAHGHLELSNIMSSGLVSTESIKQGLVHQHNQVCIDALGLLCETHRSTEIVSVEEMQLILFFITYNLNNQSPSVRQQICSLLRKLFCRIRESSQVLYKLEQNKAKQELFEDSPKRNPLGILQKYRDFMSSLCDRLFEALFPGSSHPTRFSALSILGSVAEIFSLPKGQEQVFRLDQEISSARVQTLIQCFASTFEEVKVLAFELLMKLRDVVFNLQDSESLDLLFRAAMDLSTSTKPYDCVTASYLLNFLVYHKGLQHISLGKWIKHNPQMKEDSSVGTVEENTLAVIKLLLVNVEEEIFQAKKSLLQAAASFPMYGRVHCINRALQQLPLNNLMFVSEWKQIVSRLILMSYELSAVVSPVVQSSSPEGLIPMDIDSEPKVQKKHQTKKKRERT; encoded by the exons ATGGttttgaagaagaagaaggaaatttgGGTTGATGCGTTCTCTCTTGATTGTCAGCAGCTTGAGAAACTTCAGG GGTTTTCAAAGGCTGAAGAGCAAAATCTGGCctctctgcttctgcactgTGCACAACTGAGCAATGGCATCCAGCAGATCCAATGTATTAAACAA ATTACGCCTTTGGTAAAGACAATGGATCAAAGCTCTACATGTGATCACATGCTTAAAGCTTGTTTGGAAATTTTGGGAGAGATATACTTTTCATTGGATGTGAAGAATCCCCTGAAAAAAGTATTAGCAAG TTCACTGAATGGTTTTCCTGAACGGTTTATGACATTAGCTGTGCAAAGCTTTGTGTGCTGCCTTAGGGAAGAACTGAAAACCACAGATGTATATTTGTACAGAAAAGTACTGGACAACCTTGCTTCTTGTATGGAGGACTTCAGCTTAG gTAGAGCAAGTATTACGAATCTGTTTGAAGAAG ttcttcagtttctgcagaAGTCACTACTTGAtctacaggaagaaaacag AAGTAATAACGGAAATCGGATTGTTCAGACTCGGTTGATGCATGATTTATTGATGGCCATTAAAGTTTCAATGATGCTTGTACAGAAGTTGCAAGAAAATATTCAGGGAAGTCTTTGGAAAAATCACGAGTCTTTTGTTTGGCAAAGTATGTGTAACTTACTGAAAACCTCCACAGACTTCCTAACAGATG ATACTCTCCTGCAGACTGTTCAGACTACCTCTGGACTGGCCTTTATTCTGTTCACTAAAGCTATGTATGAGCCAGTTGAAGAATTACCTTCCTTG ATCAGTGACTTGCTGTGTGGATCAAGGAAACTTGCAGGCATGCCAGCGTGGTTTGTGAATAACTGTGGGGCTCTGCGCACAGAGCAGCTTTCTGACTCTGTCCTTCTCTTCCTATGCCATGGAGCACTGGCTATGCTGGATTGGAAGAGTGGCAGCATGGGTGAAAATGGAGAGAAACTATTACTTGATATCGCCTCGGTCCTGTTGTCTCTGAGTTCTGA GTTAAAAGAATCCAGCATGGCAACGTCTTTGTCTCGAATCCTTGCTATTTGGACTAACTCAGCCATAGCTGCCCTTATTTCAGACTCACCAAATCTAAAACTGAAACTTAATGGGAATTCAGAGGTGGTTGGGAAGCTGCTGgaatatgtatacacacactGGGAACACCCTCTAGATGCTGTTAGACATCAAAGCAAGCTGATATTCAGGAATCTTCTTCGGATACACCAGACCATCATTACCGGATCTGATGAAAAATCAGACCCATTCTTTGCAAGGCTAACCAAGCGGTTACTGAGTTTGGAATGGCATGTGAAGGGGAAATATACTTCTCTTGCCTGTCTTGTGGAGTGTCTGGGCACTGAAAATATACTGCAGTTGGACAGATCAATTCCAGTACAAATATTGAATGTGATGAATGATCAGTCTCTTGCACCCTATGCTAGTGATCTTTTGGAAACCATGTTTACAAATCACAAAGTCCAGTTTACTTCAAGTTCTCAGAAGAGTACTTGGATTGACCAGTGGCATGACATTTGggtttctcctcttcttctaATACTGTGTGAAGGGAACCATGACCAAACTACATATATAATAGATTACTATTTACCAAAGTTACTCAGATGTAGCCCTGACAGTCTGAGCTACATGATTAGGATTCTTCAGGCTTCTGCAGATGCTAATCTcg gcTCTTGGAGTACCAGAGGAGCTCTTGGAGCCCTGATGGCATGCCTAAGAACAGCCAGGGCTCATGGACACCTGGAGCTTTCAAATATTATGAGCAGTGGTCTTGTATCTACTGAATCTATAAAACAGGGTCTAGTCCATCAGCACAATCAG GTTTGCATAGATGCTTTAGGTTTGCTTTGTGAAACTCATCGTAGCACAGAAATTGTGTCTGTGGAAGAAATgcaactgattttatttttcattacgTACAACTTGAACAACCAGTCTCCTTCAGTAAGGCAGCAGATATGTTCTTTGCTGAGAAAG ttattttgtAGAATACGAGAAAGTTCTCAGGTGCTTTATAAATTGGAGCAAAATAAAGCCAAGCAGGAATTATTTGAAGACTCACCTAAAAGGAATCCTTTGGGGATTTTGCAGAAATATAGA GATTTCATGTCATCTTTATGTGACAGACTTTTTGAAGCACTGTTTCCTGGTTCGTCGCACCCAACCAGATTTTCTGCCCTTAGTATTTTAGGATCAgtagctgaaatattttctcttccaaaag GCCAGGAGCAAGTTTTTAGATTGGATCAGGAGATCAGTTCTGCTCGTGTCCAAACTTTGATTCAGTGTTTTGCAAGTACTTTTGAAGAAGTAAAAGTCCTGGCATTTGAGCTGTTGATGAAGCTACGTGATGTTGTGTTTAATTTACAG GATTCTGAAAGTCTGGATCTGTTATTCCGAGCAGCAATGGATCTTAGCACAAGTACCAAGCCGTACGATTGTGTCACTGCTTCCTATTTGTTGAACTTCTTAGTGTATCATAAAGGTCTGCAGCATATTTCTTTAGGAAAATGGATTAAGCATAACCCCCAGATGAAGGAAGACTCATCAGTAGGTACAGTGGAGGAGAACACTTTAGCAG ttATCAAGCTTTTGTTGGTGAATGTcgaagaagaaatatttcaagctAAAAAGTCTCTACTTCAAGCAGCAGCTTCGTTCCCAATGTATGGGAGAGTGCATTGTATAAACAGAGCGTTGCAGCAATTACCTCTTAA taACTTGATGTTCGTATCTGAATGGAAGCAAATAGTGTCAAGACTCATTCTGATGTCATACGAGCTCTCTGCTGTAGTATCACCAGTAGTGCAGAGCTCATCACCAGAGGGTCTTATTCCAATGGATATTGATTCag AACCGAAAGtccaaaaaaaacaccaaacaaagaagaaaagggaaagaacttAA